From Dasypus novemcinctus isolate mDasNov1 chromosome 19, mDasNov1.1.hap2, whole genome shotgun sequence, a single genomic window includes:
- the GADD45B gene encoding growth arrest and DNA damage-inducible protein GADD45 beta produces the protein MTLEELVACDNAAQKMRTLGAAVEELLVAAQRQDRLTVGVYESAKLMNLDPDSVVLCLLAIDEEEEGDIGLQIHFTLLQAFCCDNDIDIVRVSGLQRLAQVLGEPAEAQGASEARDLHCLLVTNPHTEAWKSHGLVEVASYCEESRGNNQWVPYIPLQKR, from the exons ATGACGCTGGAAGAGCTCGTGGCGTGCGACAACGCGGCGCAGAA GATGCGGACGCTGGGCGCGGCGGTGGAGGAGCTGCTGGTGGCGGCGCAGCGCCAGGACCGGCTCACGGTGGGGGTGTACGAGTCGGCCAAGCTGATGAATCT GGACCCCGACAGCGTGGTCCTGTGCCTCCTGGCCATCgacgaggaggaggagggcgACATCGGGCTGCAGATCCACTTCACGCTGCTGCAGGCCTTCTGCTGCGACAACGACATCGACATCGTGCGCGTGTCGGGCCTGCAGCGCCTGGCGCAGGTGCTGGGCGAGCCGGCCGAGGCCCAGGGCGCCTCCGAGGCCCGCGACCTGCACTGCCTCCTGGTCACG aATCCACACACGGAGGCTTGGAAGAGCCACGGGCTGGTGGAGGTGGCCAGCTACTGCGAGGAGAGCCGCGGCAACAACCAGTGGGTCCCCTACATCCCGCTGCAAAAGCGCTGA